Below is a genomic region from Bacillus sp. 2205SS5-2.
CTCCAAAATAATCCAATTCATATATTACAACGGGTAGTTTAGCAGTCGACCATACCCCTAAAAAAAAGACAATATACCGCAAACTTGCCCCCTTTTTGAGAAAAAGCACCGCTATGGGGAAAGCTACATATAAAGGTCCTGCAGCAATTGCACCTAATAAAAGCGTGAAAAAAATGCCATAGAATCCAGCTTTTTTACCCATATATTTTATTAGTGTTTCTTTCTCTACCCATTTGTCTAATAAACCTACCAATATTAAGACAGGGGGGAGCAACAATAACATATCTAGAATGCTAGTTCCAGTTAATTGTGTTGCTTCCCACCCTCTAAAAGGGTCCATCATA
It encodes:
- a CDS encoding permease, whose product is MKKIKKYRFLFILLMGLIILTMMDPFRGWEATQLTGTSILDMLLLLPPVLILVGLLDKWVEKETLIKYMGKKAGFYGIFFTLLLGAIAAGPLYVAFPIAVLFLKKGASLRYIVFFLGVWSTAKLPVVIYELDYFGVKFTLIHICFGLIFSYLLGVIFEKIYETRETRGKVPLVLQQKDQSKDY